The Polaribacter sp. Q13 sequence CTTTGGCAGCATCTTTTTTGTGATGTCTAATTAAGAATTTAGAAAGTTCAAGTCTTTCATTATAATGAGAATATCTGATGTCAATTTTTCTTAATTGAATTTCCGCCTTTTCTAATGCTCCTTTTTGTTCTAAAGCTAAACCATAAAAAAAGATGGTTTCTTTAAAGTCTTTTTGGAGGTCTATTTTTTGTGCATATTCAATTACTTTATCAAAATTTTGAGTGTTAAAATAACAAGTAATTAGTTTATTTAACGTGTACGGATCATCTTTAAAATTACTTTCTAGCGCTTTTTCATAAGTGTCAATAGCTTTTTTATACTCTTTGTTTTGTGCATAAGCATCTGCTAAATTAATCTTATTTTGAAATGTGTTAGAAAATTTTAGAGCTGTTTCTAAGTCTTTTATCTTTTTTGTAGGATTAATTATGGTAGTAATTTCTTCTGTTATATTAGTTACATCACTTTTATTAATTACCTGTGTTAAAAGGTAAATAATACAACCAATTAAAGGAATAAAGAATATTATAAAATACCAATACATATTGTTCCTATTCTTATAGGCATGGTATACGCAATAAATTTGAAGTCCAATTATTAAGTAGTAAAACATAAAATAAATTTAATAAAATGCTTGGTTTTTATAATTGATTTTAAAAATCAAACTTATAAGTCATTCCTCCTAATATTTGAAATCCCTGAGTGTCAAAGTTTGCAAAACGTTGGTATTCTGTGTTTAATATATTGTTTAATTTTAGAAATGCAGAAAACTTGTCGTTAAAATGATATCCTCCATTTAAGTTTACATCTGCAAAAGAATCTACAGTCTCTATACCACCTAAACTAGAAGGGTATTGGTTGTTATAGAGGGCATCTTTTCTTTCGCTTACATAGAAAATGTTGGCAGAAGCAAACCATTTAGTTGTTTTGTAATTAGCAGAAATACTTCCTTCTACAGAAGGCAAATTCCAAGCTTCTGAAGCATTTTTTAAAGTATAGTTGTTGTAGATTCCCTGAAGCCCAAATGATAAGTTTTTAGAATAGTCATATTCTAATTCTGTAAATAAAGTATTTGTTTTTACATCATCATACAACACATCAAAAGAATTTCCATACTCATATCCTTTTAAATTACTGCCATTATAAGTGTTAATACTTCCGTTAGATTTAGAAGTATTTCTTAAGAATAAAGGTTTGTCTTCTTCAGATTTAAAACTTGCTTTAATATTAAAACTTAAATCGTTGATAATTCTTCCTTTTAACCCCAAATAGATATTCGATTTTTCTAAAGTTTGAGTTATAAAAAGAGTAGGCGAAACGTAAGGGTTTTCTTCAGTGAAATTCTTGTATGTATTGGTGTGTAAATCTCCAGAAAAACCACCATAGATATTTAAATATTCTTCTATTATTGGTCCTTCAACAAATACATCGGGTAATATAAAAAAGTTATTAGAGCTGTTTTCTGAATCAAAAGAAGCAATTAATTTTAAGCCTGGTTTTATAGAAAAACCTTCATATTCTATTTTATATTGAGGATTTATGTTGATGGTAGATGTTCCGTATTTTAAAGAATTAGAATTGCTGTAATCGTTTTTAAACTCCCCTTTTAAAAATTCGATGCTAGTAGCAATAGAAATATCATTTAAACTAGAAAGTAAAAAATCTAAAGGCAAATCTAATCTCGCATTAAATTTAGCTAATATTTCATTACTTTTATAACTATCTGTAAAATAGGCTGTTTTAATTTTTGCAGAATGAAGATAAGAGTCTTTAAAATTGAACGATCCAATTAATTCAAAATAATTGTTTATTAGTTCTTCATTAATAGAATTAGTCGTTAAATCTGTAAAATTAAGATCTGGTAAACCGTACCAATTATAAAGATTTCTTTCAGAATTTAAGGTTACTTTCCAATCGAAGTAACGGTCTTGCTGCTTGTAGAAAGCGCCAATATTTAAGTTAGAAAAATTACTGTTAAGCACTGAGTTTTTAACATTGTCTAGAGATGCTAAATATTTTGCATTAAAACCAAACTCGTTTTCAAAGCGAGTACTATAATGTAAATTGGTTTCTAAATATGGTGTGTTGTAATTACCATATCCGGCTGCTAAATAATTTTGGTAAACTCTTTCTTTTATACCAACATTAATTCCTTTTACAACACCACTTTTAGGAATAAAAGTAGAGGCAACAGGAGCAGAAAAAATAGTGTATTCTAGTTTTTTCTTTTCGTTGCTTTTAAGCAGTTTTATTGTTGGGTTTTTATTAATCTTTTTAGCATCTGCAATTTTAGGGTTGTATTTTGTAACAATATTTACAACTTCTGTTTTTACGGTGTCTATAGCTTGTTCTTTTTTTTGAGCGTTTAAACTTAAAAAAGAAAAATAGAGTAGAAATAATGTGAAACCTTTTTTCATTATTTTTGATTTTTTTTAGTAGTGTTATCCTCTTTTATAGGAGTTACGGAATTATTAGTTTTGGCTTCGTTTTCTTTAATTATTTTTAATTCTTGTTTGGCTTCTTCAACAATGTCTTTAAATTGAGTAAAGTTTTTAATAATGTTTTCTAAAACAAAAGTAGCTTGATAAACATCTTTTAATCCATAATAATTTTTCCCCATTATTATATAGCTTTTTACGGCCCAATATTTATAAGAAGAATAGTTTGCTATTAAATTTTGTACGGTTTTATTAGAGTCTGCAAATTCTTTTTGTTGATTTTTAAAGTATGCATTATAATACAATGCTTCTGCTTTTAATTCGCCAGAAGCCTTACTTTCTAATTCTGTATAATATTCTTCAGCAGTGTAAAAATCTTTGTTTATAAAAGAA is a genomic window containing:
- a CDS encoding tetratricopeptide repeat protein; the protein is MYWYFIIFFIPLIGCIIYLLTQVINKSDVTNITEEITTIINPTKKIKDLETALKFSNTFQNKINLADAYAQNKEYKKAIDTYEKALESNFKDDPYTLNKLITCYFNTQNFDKVIEYAQKIDLQKDFKETIFFYGLALEQKGALEKAEIQLRKIDIRYSHYNERLELSKFLIRHHKKDAAKEVLTEVIAEITAMTNVNARKHRSILSEASKILNEN